Genomic segment of Cydia fagiglandana chromosome 16, ilCydFagi1.1, whole genome shotgun sequence:
TCAAGCTCTTGTTCGGGCTGTTGGCATTGGTGCTCATTACTGGGACCATCTTTAAACTGGAGAGTAAGTTGAACTGAGTCGACGCTCGTATATTCTACATCGATAGCATCCAGGTGACGCTGCTCGCGCGCGTGCTGTACACGCCGGGAGTCAAGCTCTTGTTCGGGCTGTTGGCATTGGTGCTCATTACTGGGACCATCTTTAAACTGGAGAGTAAGTTGAACTGAGTCGACGCTCGTATATTCTACATCGATAGCATCCAGGTGACGCTGCTCGCGCGCGTGCTGTACACGCCGGGAGTCAAGCTCTTGTTCGGGCTGTTAGCATTGGTGCTCATTACTGGGACCATCTTTAAACTGGAGAGTAAGTCGAACTGAGTCGATGCTCGGGCTTCCAAATACCGGACTTCTTTCGATACCGGTATTAATACCGAAACTGTCTTCATCTATACCGGGATCCCGGGATCGCATCCAGGTGCCGCTGCTCGCGCGCGTGTTGTACACACCGGGCGTATAAGTTCTTGTTCGAGCCGTTGGCGTTAGTGCTCATTACGGGACCATCTTTAAACTGGAGAGTAAGTCGAACTGAGTCGACGCTCGTATATTCTACATCGATAGCATCCAGGTGACGCTGCTCGCGCGCGTGCTGTACACGCCGGGAGTCAAGCTCTTGTTCGGGCTGTTGGCATTGGTGCTCATTACTGGGACCATCTTTAAACTGGAGAGTAAGTTGAACTGAGTCGACGCTCGTATATTCTACATCGATAGCATCCAGGTGACGCTGCTCGCGCGCGTGCTGTACACGCCGGGAGTCAAGCTCTTGTTCGGGCTGTTGGCATTGGTGCTCATTACTGGGACCATCTTTAAACTGGAGAGTAAGTTGAACTGAGTCGACGCTCGTATATTCTACATCGAGGGTATCCAGGTGACGCTGCTCGCGCGCGTGATGTACACACCGGGTGTCAAGTTATTATTTGGGCTGTTGTAGTTGGTGCTCATTCCTGGGACCATCTTTAAACTGGAGAGTAAGTCGAACTGAGTGGACGCTCGTATATTCAACATCGATAGCATCCAGGTGACGCTGCCCGCGCGTGATGTACACACCGGGCGTCAAGTTCTTGTTCGAGCTGTTGGCGTCGATGCTCATTACTGGGACCATCTTTAAACTGGAGAGTAAGTCAAACTGAGTACGCTCGTATATTCTACATCGAGGGCATCCAGGTGACGCTGCTCGCGCGCGTGCTGTACACGCCGGGAGTCAAGTTCTTGTTCGAGCTGTTGGCGTTGGTGCTCATTCCTGGGACCATCTTTAAACTGGAGAGTAAGTCGAACTGAGTGGACGCTCGTATATTCAACATCGATAGCATCCAGGTGACGCTGCCCGCGCGTGATGTACACACCGGGCGTCAAGTTCTTGTTCGAGCTGTTGGCGTCGGTGCTCATTACTGGGACCATCTTTAAACTGGAGAGTAAGTCGAACTGAGTACGCTCGTATATTCTACATCGAGGGCATCCAGGTGACGCTGCTCGCGCGCGTGCTGTACACGCCGGGCGTCAAGTTCTTGTTCGAGCTGTCGGCGTCGGTGCTCATTACTGGGACCATCTTTAAACTGGAGAGTAAGTCGAACTGAGTACGCTCGTATATTCTACATCGAGGGCATCCAGGTGACGCTGCTCGCGCGCGTGCTGTACACGCCGGGAGTCAAGTTCTTGTTCGAGCTGTTGGCGTTGGTGCTCATTCCTGGGACCATCTTTAAACTGGAGAGTAAGTATGAGTGGACATTTGAGCGGTAGTGACCAGCAGGCCGTCCAGCCCAGCGTCCATGTTAAACAAAAGagttctctctctctctctctctctctctctctctctctctctcgctCTCTTTCTTTCTTACACGTGTTCTGTTCctgtttattagttttaagttttagtttttaattttgggtgccctgaaaaccagcgcagtATCTTACCGACACTGCATATGCTGAGCGGTATCCTATTTGGTGTATGTTTCTTTTATAATCTTTATATTGTACCTACCAAATGTATGTTAttttacgccaaataaatattttctatttctatttctatttttgtaaCCCAGTAAACATTTTAATACgaaactagaaaaaaaatagaagtgctTGCTGTACTTGGTTTAAAACATGGCAAGATTAGAAACTAAACTCTCACTTCCTAACGCATTAACTTCTGTTTTTCGCTCGCTAGACTATGTCTCAGTTGCTCAGGTCTtcatgtcacacttacgtacgaatttacaagtggtgacagagaggcaacacgtcgaacgtggttcgcggtaggccctcagagcaGTCTTAAGCCAAGCTTACCCAAATAATTGAGCTAAGTACCTAAAGCAAATCAGGAAACacaattttaaatttgtttCCGCTGATATCGTTGTCTGAATTTCCAGCTGCGTACCGTGGCTTCCTCGAGTGGCACGGCTGGGCGGTGTTCGGCCGCGTTTCCTACTGCGCCTACATCGTCCACGTGGCTGTCATTCGGGTGACCACGGCCAATCACGCCACCTTGCTGCACACTAACTTCTTACAGATCGTGAGTACAGTAGTTAGATATAGTTGCCAGAAATAAcagcattcccgttgccagggaggtggtattgggattatactgagcaatttttactatgggactaatCCCAAAAGCTCCCcggcaacggaaatgcagtaATTTTTTTGCTGTATGCTTTTGTATGGTTGATGATTCCCCTGCTGGCCAATGTTGTCCACGTGGCCGCTCCTTACTGCACTCAAACTTTCTACTAAATATTGCAAGTGATACagataaagatatttgtaaccTCTACTTTCGATGTTCACGGTAGCCCACCTAATGTGTAACAATACTTCCAGCTTCTGACATACTTCGCGCATCTCATCACGTCCTTCGTGATAGCGCTGCCCTGCTGGATGATGATCGAAGCACCCTTCAACCAACTGGTCAAGTTCTGCTTCTATCCTGCCCCCAAGGATGAACCCCAAGAAGATATCCTCAGAAATATGCCCCGAGAAGTTACCCTCAAAAATATGCCGCGTGACATAGACATGAAAGATGTTCAACCAGTTTTTATGGTTAGCAAAAAAGAGAAAGAGTTTGATGGAACTGTGGTAttcaaattataattttctaaggATACAGGCGCAGGATTTTGGGTAAGGGTGAGTGGGGGGGATCGGGGGATGAAATAGAAACCCCTTGGTGCCATGCAACCAACGCGGAGACGCATTTTTTTATCGATTTATTTTCATTACACGTCTAGTCATTTGAGATTCAagtaggtgcgacgacgagcgaagcgagaaGGAGCGTATGCTGAACTGCGACCAAACAGCGCGCTAGATCGgggttttattttttgcatcgaataatgttaaataaagtttttttaatggattattTTACATTAGCTATTAAGAAACGCTTACTTAttggttaaaataaaatagcatcaagcgtagtattttatttatttcctttttaacattttaacataaattattatataattaaaaaatcgtATGGCTACAAACCTGCAAGTGGCGGAAAGTTTCGAAAAGGTGGAAGAGTTCAGGTCAGGGAAATTTTACAAGAAACACATGAAGAccccattattttattaatggaGAATTTTTATCCAATACAAAAAAGTTAAAAGGGGTTATAATATTCAGAATTTGGCAATTTTGTAAACTTTTCGTCGGCACTTCAGGAGATATGATCATCCAAAACAACTGAGTATTTTTATAACAGAGTGACGACCACAGTGATCGAATGTGGATCGAATATAATCGGTACACAtcttaaattaattttgaattaaacaGAAACTTCTgcaaacgatgctattaagcttagaaataaattaaaagtggaaaaattcacTGTCTCAGGCGGGGCTCGAACCCGCGACACTGGATCACTAATCCATGCTCTACACATGGTACACGTCCTTCACTTTTATGGTAACAAAGATGTGTTATGATGTATTTGGtaactttggccgtcactatctatttaaTGCTGTTCTTATTGTACCATCGTACAAACTgtctgtaaaataaaatatttattttgaacttcTCGAGTTTAAAAATATCGACTAGGAAATAGTCTGTTACGCCCTATGAGTGAGACATGAAAATCATTATTACGTGAGTAAGTAGCAAgaattgctaagcgggcgaggtgttcaaaattagcttgacacgctcttattctcttaacaataaagtcgcgtcaagatcattttgaacacctggcctgcatagcaacttctgctgctgactgtaactTGTTACAGTGACAATATACCTAGTCgcaccaaaaaaagtctgcagcggatttgatagtccaCTATGTGTATCTAAGtgtttatttatacgtcataatttcataaaagttacaTAGTAATGAACTCGCTAGCGACTtttatattgattgtcactgtgacaaggcacgaaatggtacggaaattcaattctttgactgtacctacttcttttgtacctacttaataacaCTACACGCGTATAAAACTTATGAGTatgttaaatatgtatattaactaacctataaatatttacataactgGTGAAATCACTCTCATTTTAGTCCttagtaaattaaaattgtacttATTTTAACAATCGTTGTACTACATAGGTATACACGGTGAAATTTAATCGGTGATCTATCTAATTCAGCAATCAACCGTCTGGGCTATAAAagcgctgccaacttagctggGTTCAACTGTATCTTGGACTCCTATATATCGGGTGGAAAAGAACGAAGGACTTTTACGCAAATTGGGCATTGTTCAGGCTACGGACTTTAGTTTTCACTttaatcacgttaatatttctaaccgttTTTGAGATACAGTTTGTTGAACATTAGTGCGAAAATTCTGcatgtttcaaccctagcaagtagatcctattgaatgacatgacatgtgtcaatttcaaatgtaaataactttgtagggttgtcactgatataataatatttcattttattgattttgttttacttttaaatgcaGCTTTACTATTGTAATAACTGAaataactcgattgtagatcaattagataacactatcctttcagctcagtctctagaaatgttccaccctgtatattatagcTTTCACAATATTGTGTCAGTCCTGTGATGACGTTTTTCGAGATGATTTGACTTAGGAAGAACTGACTTTTCGTGAAATATCTTATCAAGAGAAATTCAAACATTCTCATTCCGTTTGGTGACCACAAGATCCAAGTCTATCGGCGCTGGCACCCGCTCCTTCTCCGTCAAAGCCTTAAACAGCTCTATAGCCGGCAGTTCAGCCAGTAGACACAGAGGGATAGCTGCCAGGTGCGACAACACAGATGCCGTTATTAGCAGCGATATCTGAAATAGAACAAAGGATTTAAGAGTCAAAGCCATAAACAGTTCAATAGCCGGCAATTCCGGCAGGAGACACAGAAGGACAGCTATCTACAcgagtataggccaaaggtatggcggcATCTTTTCGAGCATACATTTTTCTTGATTTTTGGAggattatttatcttatacggagtcaTATATATCGTTGGCCAAACTAAATTGTCTTACAAATGATAGTGTAGTAGCGTGACCAAGCTGCGGGTTACTGGTGACCAGGACACGTAGGATGACGAAGTGGATAAGGGACACGCAGTAAGACAGCCTCTCAGGTGTACAGAAGCTTCGCTACAGAAACATGACCATTAAAACGGTATCTTACCAAAGATAGTGTAGCAGGGTGACCAAGCTGCGGGTTACTGGTGACCAGGACACGTAAGATGACGAAGTGGATGAGAAACACGCAGTAAGACAGTCTTTCAGGTGTACAGAAGCTTCGCTACAGAAACATGACCATTAAAACGGTATCTTACCAAAGATAGTGTAGTAGGGTGACCAAGCTGCGGGTTACTGGTGACCAGGACACGTAAGATGACGAAGTGGATGAGAAACACGCAGTAAGACAGTCTTTCAGGTGTACAGAAGCTTCGCTACAGAAACATGACCATTAAAACGGTATCTTACCAAAGATAGTGTAGTAGGGTGACCAAGCTGCGGGTTACTGGTGACCAGGACACGTAAGATGACGAAGTGGATGAGAAACACGCAGTAAGACTGTCTCCTAGGTGTACAGAAGCTTCGCTACACAAACATGACCATTAAAACGGTATCTTACCAAAGATAGTGTAGTAGGGTGACCAAGCTGCGGGTTACTGGTGACCAGGACACGTAGGATGACGAAGTGCGTGAGGAACACACAGTAGGACAGTCTACCGAGTGTGTGGAAGCCTTTCCACGCAAACATGGACCGTAGAGCCGCTGAAACAAggtcacactgttaactgattTTAATCAAACAGGGAACAATGATTACTGGCGTCCACGGGAAGAATATACAGTTATATTCTACGAcgcctgtggcctattttataaagctacaagttacaatttacaagcggaagtctctttctaaccctatgtgttagaacgagacttccgcttgtaaatcgtaacttgtagctttataaaataggccactggttgGCAGTCCTCGACTGTGCATTTTTCCAGAAACTTCCTCCCTCTCACAGCTAAaatgtggaatgaactgtcgcttGCGGTATTTCCGAACCGAATGACCTTCAAATCTTCAAGAAAAGGCGTACTCCCATTGTAAACGCTGGCAATGCACTTGCAGGGGTATCTAAATACTCCGCATGCGTCCCTGGGTGGTGCTAAAGAGTAATCAATTCTGGCTGCTGCGTTGCTCTACTCGATACGAGAGCCCCGCAGCAAATAAAATAGAAGCGGTtgaagaatgactcacgttagaccgggccgtgatCGGGCCGGAACatccggggcttacttttctatgacatgacaggttcacgtgatgctttccatagaatgATGCGCTGGAAGCTCAgtctcggacacggcccggtctaacttgagtcatccttaatacatTGCCCCTGTCTGATGCCCCGGGCCTGGTTCCAGGCGTAGCTCAGCCTTCGACATTCCCAATACGCCACGCCACATTTGCCAAGCATTGTGGCTCTGTCCCTCAGACAGCCTACCTACATTTTTCCCACATACTTGAATGCTTAAAAGGTTTACCCATACGATCGATGTACCCCACGGGTAGGGAGAGATGGAAGATTAGATTGTAGAGCTGAAAAATACTCTATTAAGGAATCTACTCACATTTGCTTTTAGTAACACATCCGAGCATGAAGATAGCGAAGCAGATAGCGACGAGTGGGCGGTCGAGGGCGCTATAGGTGATCGCGGCCCACTGTGGGGGGTTCTCTTCGTGGAGAAACGACACTCCCAGCCATACGATGGCCGTGCCCATGGGCAGGGAGAGGTGGAAGATTAAGATGAAGAACTGGAAAATACTCTTATTAAGGAATCTACTCACATTTGCATTTAGTAACACATCCCAGCATGAAGATAGCGAAGCAGATGGCGACGAGCGGGCGGTCGAGGGCGCTATAGGTGATCGCGGCCCACTGTGGTGGGGTCTCTTCGTGGAGAAACGACACTCCCAGCCATACGATGGCCGTGCCCACGGGTAAGGAGAGGTGGAAGATCAGGTTGAAGAGCTGGaaaatattaatgttattaggGTTTTGAATAGAACAACTCTGAGACGTGTTCATTCGTAAAGTTCTAGTTCACCTTGCTGTCTCTAAGCTTGATGCCCTTCCTCTGGATCTCGTATAGCACGAACGCCGCCGCCATCCCACACGCGTAGCCCGCCAGGTTCATCCACATCGGTAGATACAGCTTCGGCAGGATCGAGGACTTGGAGAAGAGCGTACGGAGGTCTCTGTCAAACAAACACTAGAGGTAGTTATTAAGAATACATGTTCGTGAACAccataagggtaacattccatttctgaccgcagctgcacgacTAATACGAAcgtgtcggtgttattgtcaatttccatagtaaaattaatggtagtgctgctgtcgttggaaatggactgtcaccttaaatcgCTCCATACTGGAGAGTTTCCATTCAGACAAATTTTTAGCCTTCCTAAAATAATTCTGACACATGAATCTCATGATTACCATACTTAATGGCCCTCTACTGAGCCGAGCAATGTTTTTTCAAGACTGAGCCCGAGAAGTTCAGAATTTCCCCACAGCAAATAGCGAAGAGGCGATTAATCATGAGCTTATGCAGAATAGTTACGTTTTTGCTAcgatatatatttatatggtaAGAGCAATCCATTAGAACGTTACTTACATACGCTACTTTATACTTTTCACAATATCTACTAGCAAGCTAATTTTTTAATCGATGATTGGTATTCCATGGAAGTGGAACTAAAAGAACCAAACCAAACCTGATACTACAGCATCCTAGTAAGCAAAGTTCATCGAAACATAAAACTGGTATTAACTTACTCAGGACTCTGCGCAGTGATAATCGGCGTCAGCTGATACCAGTAGACCACAAAGCCAGCCGCGGCAGCCGAGCACGCCAGCAATGTCCCCAGGATCGGCAGCGCCACGCTCCGGTAGCGGACCAACACCAGCAGCAACAGCATGCCGAGGATGTGGAGCTGCATGTCTACTGCTAGGTACCTGGATGGTTGAAATTAGAAATGAGTCTAATGATGAGGAAGTTCTAGTAAGCGCAGCGTCGTGCATTGAGCATTGGCTGTAAGCTTCCCTACATTCCTCAGAATTTGTGAgtacctactatatagaatatgTGAGTATTAAAGAATTTAGGATAATTGTAAAGCTAAGCATATGCTGAAACGCAGGCAACGCAGTTCACACAGCGCAGCGCAGAGTAGATTTTGTAAAGCATACTTATGATGTCCTTGCGGCTGCAATGTGCGTAGCTAAAGGACGTTCTATACTTTACAAAATCTGCTCTGTGCTGCGCTGCGCCATTTACGGCGCCTGCGTCCCAACATAGGCTTAGCTAAAGTCCGGCAATAAATGttggaatagaatagaaatgcAAAATGATGCAACAAAAAATCAACACTGTAAGCTTACCAAGTATGTCCCATGCAGAGCTTGTTCAACGGCAGATGGTTGTGGACGTACAGGATGTGGTACCACCAGCGTTCGCTGCAGGCTTCAGCTTCGCTGTCCACGTACCAGGACCACAGAGGACCTGAGCCTAACTGTGGCAGCCAGCTGATAGTGAACCAGAGTATGATGCCTGCGACTGGCGTTAGCCTGGAAATGATGTGACGTTTTAGGCAAAGTAACAATTTGTACTAGTTGaatcagtacggctaccaccagttttgacaatgacagatacgctcgcgtctacgtaaattactttctatacatctcgcttggactaatatgcgagtacgagcgaggtGCATAGAGAGTAAGctacttagacgcgagcgtatctgtcaatgttaAAACTGGTGGCAGTGGTTCAGGATTGCAAACCCTTAACCACTAATCGACACATTTGGATATGAGCGTAAAAAAATTAAGATATTACCCCACACAGTTAACAAGtcaggggctgtccataaattacatcattgatttttgacgatttttgacccccccccccctataatcatccaaaaatcatgcttcaaatgaccccatttcctcctacttcatgctaccgtcatccgatgtccagaccccccccctaatttgaaatgacgtaatttatgaatagcccctcaTCGgtggcataaggtccaccgatgtgcagtgaagagtgttgttgtttgtactACCTCATCCATCTGTTAACAACAGCAACAAGGGCCTTTAGCGGAGTGAAGGGGCTGCTCTCGACGCCGATGAGGGTAGAATAGGACAGCAGGAAGCCTGAGAGACAGAAGAACGCTTGCAGCCACACTGGGGAGTTCATCACCGCTTGCCCGGCAAATGTCTCGTAAATCTGAAACATATTGTCAAGTTTAGCATAAGGTCAATGAGCAGAAAACGCCTCATAAGATTTTTGGTTGGGAAGACCGTTTAGGGCAAGAACATACGTACTTTGCTCAGATACAATCAGAAATGAAGCGCTTCACTCCTTTTGTTCTACCGACCTTCTGTAAGACGGTCTTCCTCACATTGACTAGGTGGCCCATAGCTAAAAAATCTACTTAAGTATACACAATGCTGAGATGGTGGTCGTGGCAACACAGAGACATGGACGCTTCCTCCGGGTGTCATAAATTATCCTAAGTCACTCAAAGGGAAATGGAAGGCAACCATTCACTAaccacgggttagtgggataAGGCTTATAAGGCTTTCTCTGATTTGGTCATCAAAGTCGCAAAAAACACCATTCCCCGAGGGTATAGAAAGGAGTATGTCCCAGGTTGGAACACACAAAGTGAACTTCTATATAAGTCGTACCAAGCCACAGGAGACCATGAAGTGGGCACAAAACTTCTGCAATCACTAGATCTGAACAGAAAGGAGAAGTGGGAGTCATTGGTGGCGAAAATGGACTTTAAAAAATCTAGTAGGAAAGCATGGCATACGTTGCACAAACTGACAGGGAAAAAGTCGTCACCTAGAACTAACCAGCATACAGTACACCCCAACGCTATTGCAAGTCGCATGGTAGAACTAACACGGGCAAAGAGAGATAAGCTAGTGACAAAGAAAATTAAGCACAAGCTGACGGAACTCAGACGTTCGATGCCAAGAAATAGCGAACTCTCTAAAACGTTTTCCATATATGAGGTAGCCTCCGCAATAAAGCAGCTGAAACCTGGCAAGGCGGCTGGACCAGATAAAATTTATAATGAATTTATCCGGAACCTGGGTCCAACCAGTGTCAGCTGGCTTGCTGCTTTGTTCTCGGATATTCTGGTAAAGAACCATATTCCGAAAGAGTTCAAGAAATCGAATGTCATAGCTCTACTGAAACCTGGAAAGACCGAACACATCCCAGAAAATTTCAGACCCGTGTCTCTTCTTAGCTGTGTTTATAAGTTACTTGAGCGTCTAATTCTCACAAGGATTACTCCTTACAT
This window contains:
- the LOC134672195 gene encoding nose resistant to fluoxetine protein 6-like — encoded protein: MVRAVVVLFLLFVVNLWMVGSVEFSDTLDSVPPLFDLDDWARCRRPGDVYCVLEAALVSGNQTTLQLLKDYSSQSLRHFNRTLVHRGVCATRCEAEGPAETRARSCVNEGLRPYGVQAQFNNTRSLCVSATSTGHDARALAVLLLALVVLAALATATHIITDRFDVKCPRIVVAFSLRRNWQILTYDRTKPRSDQRMKGVACMEGIRVMGMQCVIFAHVLLLTGTSFIDNPQFLEHIYETFAGQAVMNSPVWLQAFFCLSGFLLSYSTLIGVESSPFTPLKALVAVVNRWMRLTPVAGIILWFTISWLPQLGSGPLWSWYVDSEAEACSERWWYHILYVHNHLPLNKLCMGHTWYLAVDMQLHILGMLLLLVLVRYRSVALPILGTLLACSAAAAGFVVYWYQLTPIITAQSPEDLRTLFSKSSILPKLYLPMWMNLAGYACGMAAAFVLYEIQRKGIKLRDSKLFNLIFHLSLPVGTAIVWLGVSFLHEETPPQWAAITYSALDRPLVAICFAIFMLGCVTKCKSALRSMFAWKGFHTLGRLSYCVFLTHFVILRVLVTSNPQLGHPTTLSLISLLITASVLSHLAAIPLCLLAELPAIELFKALTEKERVPAPIDLDLVVTKRNENV